From a single Candidatus Delongbacteria bacterium genomic region:
- a CDS encoding asparagine synthetase B: MLRRLLLLICLLLGTSVQSKVLIPMDSSQRDHLKAYGVAYWTLSQGVNVEWLLNYRGGAFLCDGFEGLLRELRVRGVTYSEIGGAETATIYAQIESSNMERILLEKAPKVAIYTPPESQPWDDAVTMALKYAEIEYDTVYDREVLRGDLKDYDWLHLHHEDFTGQYGKFYGSYATAPWYIEQQRTTEALAAELGFKKVSRMRLAVSLTIRDFIEAGGFLFAMCSATDSYDIALAAMNTDICASVFDGDPPAADAQARLDYSQCLAFKDFIVDTNPMIYEYSDIDASPQNGRSIPEEQDWFSLFEFSAKWDPVPTMLTQNHTAVIHGFMGQTTAFRKDRVKDNVIVMGEIEGGNEVRYLHGVAGKGSFTFYGGHDPEDYRHRVGDPETQLTLHRNSPGYRLILNNILFPAAKKQKQKT; the protein is encoded by the coding sequence CTGCTGCGTCGCCTGCTGCTGCTGATCTGCCTGCTGCTGGGCACCTCCGTGCAGTCCAAGGTTCTGATCCCCATGGACAGCTCGCAGCGTGACCACCTGAAAGCCTACGGTGTGGCCTATTGGACCCTGAGCCAGGGCGTGAATGTCGAATGGTTGCTGAACTACCGTGGTGGCGCGTTCCTCTGTGATGGATTCGAGGGCCTGTTGCGCGAACTGCGCGTGCGCGGTGTCACCTACAGCGAGATCGGCGGAGCGGAAACGGCCACGATCTATGCCCAGATCGAAAGCAGCAACATGGAGCGGATCCTGCTGGAGAAGGCGCCCAAGGTGGCGATCTACACTCCGCCGGAAAGCCAGCCCTGGGACGATGCGGTGACCATGGCACTGAAGTACGCCGAAATCGAATACGACACGGTCTATGATCGAGAAGTCCTGCGCGGCGACCTCAAGGACTACGACTGGCTGCACCTGCATCACGAGGACTTCACCGGTCAATACGGAAAGTTCTACGGCAGCTACGCCACCGCGCCCTGGTACATCGAACAGCAGCGCACCACGGAAGCCCTGGCCGCTGAACTGGGTTTCAAGAAGGTATCACGGATGCGGCTGGCGGTGTCGCTCACCATTCGTGATTTCATCGAGGCGGGTGGTTTTCTCTTCGCGATGTGCAGCGCGACCGACTCCTATGATATCGCCCTGGCCGCGATGAACACGGATATCTGCGCCAGCGTCTTCGACGGGGATCCCCCCGCGGCCGACGCCCAGGCGCGCCTGGACTACAGCCAGTGCCTGGCATTCAAGGACTTCATCGTGGATACCAACCCGATGATCTACGAGTACTCCGACATCGATGCCTCGCCCCAGAACGGGCGCAGCATTCCTGAGGAGCAGGACTGGTTCAGCCTCTTCGAATTCTCGGCCAAGTGGGATCCCGTGCCCACCATGCTGACCCAGAACCACACCGCCGTGATCCACGGCTTCATGGGTCAGACCACGGCCTTCCGCAAGGACCGGGTCAAGGACAACGTGATCGTGATGGGCGAGATCGAAGGCGGCAACGAAGTGCGCTATCTGCACGGAGTGGCCGGCAAGGGCAGTTTCACCTTCTACGGCGGCCACGACCCGGAGGATTATCGCCACCGGGTGGGCGATCCCGAAACCCAGCTCACGCTGCATCGCAACTCCCCCGGCTATCGCCTGATTCTGAACAACATCCTCTTCCCGGCCGCCAAGAAGCAGAAGCAGAAGACCTGA
- a CDS encoding NAD(P)H-binding protein, with amino-acid sequence MKVCIVGASGKLGRYMIQHALDRGHEVVGVCRPQSVEKLAPWKDQITIVAGATDDAGVIQRAVRACDGVLVVLVPWGVHGYSTGTARAVLEHAEPGARLVFSCGWHITRDGQDVYSPIFKGLVAFFGWMARLLRLVDLNDQVEACRRIFASQTRWTVVRGSDLEEGESQGLPVWSHHVGDPILRSNRTRRVDFALFMVAALENDELVHEAPAIVGRMSPSALAHVGQSPRTGQESSARNGKDTP; translated from the coding sequence ATGAAGGTCTGCATTGTGGGCGCATCGGGCAAACTGGGTCGCTACATGATCCAGCATGCACTCGATCGTGGCCATGAGGTCGTTGGAGTGTGCCGACCCCAGAGTGTGGAAAAACTGGCCCCCTGGAAGGACCAGATCACGATCGTTGCCGGTGCCACCGATGATGCCGGCGTGATCCAGCGGGCGGTGCGCGCGTGTGATGGAGTGCTGGTGGTGCTGGTGCCCTGGGGAGTGCATGGCTACTCCACCGGGACCGCCCGGGCGGTGCTGGAACACGCCGAACCCGGCGCTCGGCTGGTCTTTTCCTGTGGGTGGCACATCACACGGGATGGTCAGGATGTGTATTCACCGATCTTCAAGGGATTGGTGGCGTTCTTCGGCTGGATGGCGCGCCTGCTGCGCCTGGTGGACCTGAATGACCAGGTCGAGGCCTGCCGACGGATCTTCGCCAGCCAGACACGCTGGACGGTCGTGCGTGGCAGCGATCTGGAAGAGGGGGAAAGCCAGGGGTTGCCCGTCTGGAGTCACCACGTGGGCGACCCGATCCTCAGGAGCAATCGGACACGCCGGGTGGATTTCGCCCTCTTCATGGTTGCCGCCCTGGAAAATGACGAGCTGGTGCACGAAGCTCCGGCGATCGTTGGCCGCATGTCACCGTCCGCACTCGCGCATGTGGGCCAGAGTCCCCGCACGGGTCAGGAATCGTCGGCTCGAAACGGAAAGGACACTCCGTGA
- the dinB gene encoding DNA polymerase IV encodes MAFAPDGWTEKLYERFRDLQGETLPSGQDATAPALPEPDPEEEPSILHIDMDAFFAAVEQRDNPALRGKALIIGGVVDRLAPGEARVSPRGVVTTCSYEARAFGVRSGMPLAEAWRLCPDGIFLSGSHGKYGSASLEVMDLLRRFSPELEPVSIDEAFLNVSRCHRVQGRSVDIALAIQKSVRDELGLSCSIGIGSNRLLAKMASKMRKPAGIYVLSSEAAPAVLAPMPVQKMHGIGEAATASLNRLGIHTLGELAAYPEEVLVRRFGPHMGHNLKQLSLGVGSRVVKPFGYRREEKSVGQERTFGRDQHSLPAISSELLHLCEKVGGRMRAGGWLGKVVTLRLRSSGFVTSSRQTALPAATDRDRVIFDRAMHLLQNNWHEGESLRLIGVSVSGLVQASRSQWVQGDLLSEVAPERERAVDRAIDRIRGEFGGQAIARCNAMMRYSYRNGHNG; translated from the coding sequence ATGGCCTTCGCACCCGATGGCTGGACGGAGAAACTCTACGAGCGCTTTCGTGACCTGCAGGGCGAAACCCTGCCCTCGGGTCAGGACGCCACGGCCCCGGCCCTGCCGGAGCCGGACCCGGAGGAAGAGCCCTCGATCCTCCACATTGACATGGACGCATTCTTCGCGGCCGTGGAACAACGTGACAATCCCGCATTGCGGGGCAAGGCCCTGATCATCGGAGGAGTGGTCGACCGTCTGGCCCCCGGCGAGGCGCGTGTGAGTCCGCGTGGAGTCGTCACCACCTGTTCCTACGAAGCCCGTGCCTTTGGAGTACGCTCGGGCATGCCGCTGGCCGAAGCCTGGCGCCTCTGCCCCGACGGCATTTTCCTGTCCGGGTCACACGGCAAATACGGTTCGGCCTCGCTGGAGGTGATGGACCTGCTGCGCCGCTTCAGTCCCGAGCTGGAACCGGTGAGCATCGACGAGGCCTTCCTGAATGTGAGCCGCTGCCATCGTGTCCAGGGGCGCTCGGTGGACATCGCCCTGGCCATCCAGAAAAGCGTGCGGGACGAGCTGGGGCTGAGTTGCTCGATCGGCATCGGTTCCAACCGCCTGCTGGCCAAGATGGCCTCCAAGATGCGCAAGCCGGCGGGCATCTATGTGCTCAGTTCCGAAGCGGCTCCTGCCGTGCTCGCGCCCATGCCCGTGCAGAAGATGCACGGCATTGGCGAGGCGGCCACGGCGTCACTCAATCGCCTTGGCATCCACACCCTGGGCGAGCTGGCCGCCTATCCCGAGGAGGTGCTGGTGCGCCGCTTCGGTCCCCACATGGGACACAATCTCAAGCAGCTCTCGCTGGGAGTGGGCAGCCGGGTGGTCAAGCCCTTCGGTTACCGGCGTGAAGAGAAGTCCGTGGGACAGGAGCGCACCTTCGGGCGCGACCAGCACAGCCTGCCTGCGATCAGTTCCGAACTGCTGCATCTCTGCGAGAAGGTGGGCGGGCGCATGCGCGCGGGCGGATGGCTGGGCAAGGTCGTGACCCTGCGCCTGCGCAGCTCGGGGTTCGTCACCAGCAGCCGACAGACGGCATTGCCCGCGGCCACCGACCGGGATCGGGTGATCTTCGATCGGGCGATGCACCTATTGCAGAACAACTGGCATGAGGGTGAGTCCCTGCGACTGATCGGGGTCTCGGTGAGCGGCCTGGTCCAGGCGAGCCGCAGCCAGTGGGTCCAGGGCGATCTGCTGTCCGAGGTGGCTCCCGAGCGGGAGCGTGCGGTGGATCGTGCCATCGACCGGATCCGGGGAGAATTCGGGGGACAGGCCATTGCGCGCTGCAACGCGATGATGCGCTACTCCTATCGCAATGGCCACAATGGCTGA
- the lexA gene encoding transcriptional repressor LexA: protein MSSFNRNLTSRQEDVLRYLREQLESRGAPPSYRELGEHFDIRSTNGVKALLDALESKGYLQRRANKARSLELTMEAMALTEGSDSHAIPLLGRVAAGEPILATGNLERYVQVDSELIDHRDSFALHVRGDSMIGAGILDGDLVIARSQESAMTGDMVVAILDEEATVKFYFPEGERVRLQPANERYEPILVDRRSPEFRIAGKVIGLMRSY from the coding sequence ATGAGCAGTTTCAACCGCAATCTCACCAGCCGCCAGGAGGATGTGCTGCGCTACCTGCGCGAGCAGCTCGAGAGCCGGGGCGCGCCTCCCAGCTACCGCGAACTGGGCGAGCATTTCGACATCCGCTCCACCAACGGGGTCAAGGCCCTGCTGGACGCCCTGGAGAGCAAGGGTTACCTGCAGCGCCGGGCCAACAAGGCGCGCAGCCTGGAACTGACCATGGAGGCCATGGCGCTCACCGAAGGCTCGGACAGCCATGCCATTCCCCTGCTGGGGCGCGTGGCCGCCGGCGAACCGATTCTGGCCACGGGCAACCTCGAGCGCTATGTCCAGGTCGACTCCGAGCTGATCGATCACCGCGACAGTTTTGCCCTGCACGTGCGCGGCGACAGCATGATCGGGGCGGGCATTCTCGACGGGGACCTGGTCATCGCCCGTTCCCAGGAGAGCGCCATGACGGGCGACATGGTGGTGGCCATCCTCGACGAGGAGGCCACGGTCAAGTTCTATTTCCCGGAAGGGGAGCGCGTGCGCCTGCAACCGGCCAACGAGCGCTACGAGCCGATCCTGGTGGATCGCCGTTCCCCCGAGTTCCGGATCGCGGGCAAGGTCATCGGGCTGATGCGCAGTTATTGA